A DNA window from Rossellomorea marisflavi contains the following coding sequences:
- a CDS encoding ABC transporter permease subunit produces the protein MKKNNWFHSVQPWIIPILLLALWELVSSLEIVSPSLFPSPVAVVVSGWELAVSGELSTHILASLSRAAIGMLIGGVIGFVLGILNGLSDVSFRLTDTTIQMIRNIPHLALLPLVIVWLGIDESAKIFLVILGVMFPVYINTYHGIRTVDPNFIEMGRMYNLKGWQLFKHILFPWALPSIFVGLRYALGVMWLTLIVAETIPTEQGIGYLATNAREFMQTDIIILSIVIYALLGKLADIVAQVGEKKALKWNESYVKS, from the coding sequence TTGAAGAAGAATAATTGGTTCCATTCCGTCCAGCCGTGGATCATCCCGATCCTTCTCCTGGCCCTATGGGAGCTTGTGTCATCCCTTGAAATCGTCTCCCCGTCCCTTTTCCCGTCGCCTGTAGCCGTAGTAGTGAGCGGGTGGGAGCTTGCCGTATCCGGAGAACTTTCCACGCATATACTTGCAAGTCTGTCGCGTGCGGCCATAGGAATGTTGATCGGCGGTGTGATAGGGTTCGTCCTTGGCATCCTGAATGGACTGTCGGATGTTTCCTTCCGCCTGACGGATACAACGATCCAAATGATCCGGAATATCCCCCATCTCGCACTCCTGCCGCTTGTGATTGTTTGGCTCGGGATCGATGAAAGTGCGAAGATCTTCCTGGTGATCCTCGGGGTGATGTTCCCTGTATACATCAACACGTATCATGGCATCCGGACCGTGGATCCGAACTTCATCGAGATGGGCAGGATGTATAACCTGAAGGGCTGGCAGCTGTTCAAACATATCCTTTTCCCATGGGCTTTACCATCCATCTTTGTCGGGCTCCGCTATGCACTCGGCGTGATGTGGCTCACATTGATTGTGGCGGAAACCATACCGACGGAGCAGGGAATCGGCTATCTGGCAACGAACGCAAGGGAGTTCATGCAGACGGATATTATCATCCTGAGCATCGTCATCTACGCCCTCCTCGGTAAACTGGCCGACATCGTCGCCCAAGTCGGGGAGAAAAAGGCACTGAAGTGGAACGAAAGCTACGTGAAATCATAG
- a CDS encoding ROK family protein — MLGAIEAGGTKFVCAVGDEQGTIIDRVQIPTTLPEETIPKVIEFFSKHPVKAIGIGSFGPIDVNRESASYGNVTSTPKVGWKDYPFVQAIKDAIPVPVGFNTDVNAAALGEATFGAAKGLDSCLYITVGTGIGAGAVVQGNLLQGLSHPEMGHILIRRHEDDPYEGKCPYHKDCLEGLAAGPAIEARWGVKGDQLVDKGEVWEMEGYYIAQALMQYIVIISPKKIILGGGVMKQEQIFPIIYKHLEKMINGYVDLPPLEEYIVSPGLGDNAGITGSLMLAHEAYEDEINREATRV, encoded by the coding sequence ATGCTAGGTGCAATTGAAGCCGGCGGTACGAAGTTTGTCTGTGCTGTCGGAGATGAACAGGGAACCATCATCGACAGGGTCCAGATCCCGACGACCCTTCCGGAAGAAACGATTCCGAAAGTCATTGAGTTTTTCAGCAAGCATCCCGTCAAGGCGATCGGTATCGGATCGTTCGGACCGATCGATGTGAATAGAGAAAGCGCTTCATACGGAAATGTCACATCCACACCTAAGGTCGGGTGGAAGGACTATCCGTTCGTCCAGGCCATCAAGGACGCCATTCCCGTCCCGGTCGGATTCAATACAGATGTAAACGCCGCAGCTCTTGGGGAGGCAACATTCGGCGCAGCCAAAGGGCTCGACAGCTGCCTTTATATCACAGTGGGCACGGGCATCGGTGCCGGTGCCGTCGTCCAGGGGAACCTTCTCCAGGGACTGTCCCATCCTGAAATGGGCCATATCCTCATCCGCCGGCACGAAGATGATCCATATGAAGGCAAATGCCCGTATCATAAGGATTGCCTAGAAGGACTGGCAGCAGGTCCGGCGATCGAAGCAAGATGGGGTGTCAAAGGCGATCAGCTCGTAGACAAAGGGGAAGTATGGGAAATGGAAGGCTACTATATCGCCCAGGCCCTCATGCAGTATATCGTCATCATCTCACCGAAGAAGATCATCCTAGGTGGGGGCGTGATGAAGCAGGAGCAGATTTTCCCGATCATCTACAAGCATCTGGAGAAGATGATCAATGGATATGTCGATCTTCCGCCGCTGGAAGAGTATATCGTCTCACCAGGTCTTGGAGATAACGCCGGTATTACCGGGTCTCTCATGCTTGCACATGAAGCGTATGAAGATGAAATCAACAGGGAAGCAACACGGGTATAA
- a CDS encoding aliphatic sulfonate ABC transporter substrate-binding protein, whose protein sequence is MKKYSVIAIMISIFLLLAGCSGSSSSAEKKDSKVIKIGYQKGNTINILKESGFLEEALKEEGYKVEWKLFTHGGTLLEGIYSNAIDFGHAADGSGIFAQASGKPLVYVGADAPNPEGVGLMVRTDSGINSIEELKGKKVGVLKGGNHHYLAILALESVGLTADDVQWVYPEDAAQGRSLIETKQVDALASYDPFFAGIETELDVKTLTENIDYDYPNRTFYYSTPEFAEDHPELVDVIIKAIDKSDQWANENKDEVTDLLSKALGIDENIISKAVERRTYGATGITQEIIDAQQRQADKYYEIGLIPKELDVSKDMPIK, encoded by the coding sequence ATGAAAAAGTACAGTGTCATAGCCATCATGATCTCGATCTTTCTCCTGTTGGCAGGATGCAGCGGTTCATCATCGAGTGCGGAGAAGAAGGACTCGAAGGTGATCAAGATCGGGTATCAAAAGGGGAATACGATCAACATTCTGAAAGAAAGCGGGTTCCTGGAAGAAGCCCTGAAGGAAGAAGGATACAAAGTGGAATGGAAGCTCTTCACCCATGGCGGGACCCTTCTTGAGGGAATCTATTCAAACGCCATCGATTTCGGTCATGCGGCAGATGGGTCGGGAATCTTTGCCCAGGCCTCCGGTAAACCTCTTGTCTATGTCGGGGCGGATGCTCCCAATCCGGAAGGTGTCGGCCTCATGGTAAGGACCGACTCTGGAATCAATTCCATAGAAGAGTTGAAAGGCAAAAAGGTTGGGGTATTGAAAGGCGGAAACCATCACTATCTTGCCATTCTTGCCCTCGAATCCGTCGGACTGACGGCTGATGATGTTCAATGGGTATACCCGGAAGATGCCGCACAGGGCCGTTCCCTCATTGAGACGAAACAGGTTGATGCCCTTGCTTCCTATGACCCGTTCTTCGCCGGTATCGAAACCGAACTGGACGTGAAGACCCTGACGGAAAATATTGATTATGATTATCCGAATCGCACGTTCTACTATTCTACTCCTGAATTCGCCGAAGACCATCCGGAGCTGGTGGACGTCATCATAAAAGCAATCGACAAATCCGATCAGTGGGCGAACGAAAACAAAGACGAAGTAACGGATCTTCTTTCAAAGGCGCTCGGAATCGATGAGAACATCATTTCCAAAGCGGTTGAACGCCGAACATACGGTGCCACGGGCATTACACAGGAAATCATCGATGCCCAGCAAAGGCAGGCAGATAAATACTACGAAATCGGCTTGATTCCAAAAGAATTGGATGTATCAAAAGACATGCCGATCAAGTAA
- a CDS encoding VOC family protein translates to MGFQFDHLVHFVNSPEETREEVIRAGIHAVEGGRHEDHGTYNALGYFGLSYIEWIGVFDQGLAESASAVPYSLRETFRHDGYKEGLSRVALRSKDLEQDAERFRELGLDVHGPNPMSRKRPDGSVVSWKLLHVGDPEGGLELPFFIQWDEGDAERERDLEERGVISAHPGGELTLEAVGFAVKDLGAVSRWADILDLDITEEFQDESLQAKGKGLKLQGGNLVFYTPTGKGIVQNVLDERGEKPFQVLFEGSESRTQSIREGDYRFKVKEEAK, encoded by the coding sequence ATGGGATTTCAATTTGATCATTTGGTCCATTTCGTCAATAGTCCTGAAGAGACCCGGGAAGAAGTCATTCGCGCCGGGATCCATGCAGTAGAAGGAGGAAGGCACGAAGACCATGGTACGTACAATGCCCTCGGATATTTTGGGCTGAGCTACATCGAATGGATCGGTGTATTCGATCAGGGACTGGCAGAGTCTGCCTCAGCGGTTCCTTACAGCCTGCGCGAAACGTTCCGGCATGACGGATACAAGGAAGGATTGTCACGGGTTGCATTGAGGTCGAAAGATTTGGAGCAGGATGCGGAACGTTTCAGAGAACTCGGTCTTGATGTACATGGACCGAACCCGATGAGCAGGAAACGTCCTGATGGGAGCGTCGTGAGTTGGAAGCTGCTGCATGTAGGAGATCCTGAAGGGGGACTTGAATTGCCCTTTTTCATTCAATGGGATGAAGGCGATGCAGAGCGGGAGCGTGACCTTGAAGAGCGCGGTGTCATCTCGGCGCATCCTGGAGGGGAACTGACGCTCGAAGCTGTCGGATTCGCCGTGAAGGATCTCGGGGCAGTCTCACGCTGGGCCGACATCCTGGACCTGGACATAACAGAGGAGTTCCAGGACGAGTCACTGCAGGCAAAGGGAAAAGGCCTGAAGTTGCAAGGAGGCAACCTCGTATTCTATACACCAACCGGGAAAGGCATAGTACAGAACGTGCTCGACGAACGGGGAGAGAAGCCGTTCCAGGTCCTGTTTGAAGGAAGTGAATCCCGAACACAAAGCATTCGCGAAGGCGATTATCGATTCAAGGTAAAGGAGGAAGCCAAATGA
- the kduD gene encoding 2-dehydro-3-deoxy-D-gluconate 5-dehydrogenase KduD: MTGLFSLEGKVALVTGASRGLGQGMAVGLAEAGAVVIGAGVSAMSETREKIEGLGGVFHEVKVDLSEKGAASKLAQEALAKEGRIDILVNNSGIIRREDAENFQDEDWFDVINVNQHAVFQLCREVGKQMIEKGSGKIINIASMLSFQGGLRVPAYTASKHAVAGLTKSFANEWGKKGVNVNAIAPGYFETDNTAQLRGNAERSASITSRIPQGRWGRPEDLKGAVVFLSSDASNYVNGHILCVDGGWMSS; encoded by the coding sequence ATGACAGGATTGTTTTCATTGGAAGGGAAAGTCGCCCTTGTCACGGGTGCGAGCCGCGGACTCGGTCAAGGTATGGCCGTCGGACTGGCGGAAGCAGGGGCCGTCGTCATCGGTGCGGGCGTGAGTGCGATGAGTGAAACGCGCGAGAAGATTGAAGGACTTGGCGGAGTGTTCCATGAAGTGAAGGTCGATCTTTCAGAGAAGGGTGCAGCTTCCAAGCTTGCCCAGGAAGCGCTGGCAAAGGAAGGCCGCATCGACATCCTCGTCAATAATTCAGGCATCATCCGCAGGGAAGATGCGGAGAATTTCCAGGATGAAGATTGGTTCGATGTCATCAATGTGAACCAGCATGCCGTCTTCCAGCTTTGCCGAGAGGTCGGCAAGCAGATGATCGAGAAAGGGAGCGGGAAGATCATCAATATCGCGTCCATGCTGTCGTTCCAGGGTGGCCTGCGCGTCCCTGCATACACGGCAAGTAAGCATGCGGTAGCAGGATTGACGAAGTCATTTGCCAACGAGTGGGGCAAGAAGGGCGTCAATGTGAATGCCATTGCCCCTGGTTACTTCGAGACGGATAACACAGCGCAGCTCCGCGGGAACGCCGAGCGGAGTGCATCGATCACGTCACGCATCCCTCAGGGGCGCTGGGGTCGTCCAGAGGATCTCAAGGGAGCCGTTGTCTTCCTCTCTTCGGATGCTTCCAACTACGTGAACGGACATATCCTCTGCGTCGATGGCGGATGGATGAGCTCATAA
- a CDS encoding sensor histidine kinase produces MRKEALSIKQWLLLFLLLFMVLPLLVTRGVVSLYEGWHASEAESFLPSLEPWVNEDVLSKSDLWKDIGWQEEMEMEAEEKEVELKIFDGEDKLLFSNMKQGGSQGLSFLEEYPLMDGQERQGTVYVKDLRSPVMPERPSWLNYLVNEWGGGFIFLAVFALILIIGSRFIRKKILLPVKELKEAAELISTRQFHSQLPSTPVKELNDLSRSISAMQVKLEESTTRQAQMEEERKMFISSIIHDLRTPLFSIRGYLEGIQKGVADTPEKRMNYVDISHRKANVLNQLIDELHTYTKMNLLDAKLSLQQVDMGLLTEELVISLMPLAKEKAQALSIRSEGDFVADADPFLFSRALENIIGNAIRYTPSHGEVTVTVSSSSIAVEDNGEGIPPHEIHSIFQPLYRGEHSRNRETGGSGLGLAIAKQIVERHGGQIEVESCMGKGSTFIIRL; encoded by the coding sequence ATGCGTAAGGAGGCCCTTTCGATTAAACAATGGCTTCTGCTCTTCCTGCTTCTCTTCATGGTTCTCCCTTTATTGGTGACAAGGGGCGTCGTCTCCCTTTATGAGGGTTGGCATGCGTCAGAGGCCGAATCGTTCCTTCCGAGCCTGGAGCCTTGGGTGAACGAAGACGTCCTCTCAAAGTCTGACCTATGGAAAGACATCGGGTGGCAAGAAGAGATGGAGATGGAAGCTGAGGAGAAGGAAGTCGAACTGAAAATCTTCGACGGTGAGGACAAACTCTTATTCTCTAACATGAAGCAAGGGGGAAGCCAGGGCCTCTCCTTTCTTGAGGAATATCCGCTGATGGATGGTCAGGAACGGCAAGGGACGGTCTACGTCAAAGATTTGAGGAGTCCCGTCATGCCGGAGCGACCTTCCTGGCTGAACTATCTCGTTAATGAATGGGGAGGCGGGTTCATCTTTCTTGCGGTATTCGCCCTCATTCTTATTATTGGTTCACGCTTCATCAGGAAGAAGATCCTCCTGCCTGTAAAAGAACTGAAGGAGGCAGCGGAACTCATCAGCACCAGGCAGTTCCATTCGCAGCTGCCCTCTACTCCGGTCAAGGAACTGAATGACCTGTCCAGGTCCATCTCCGCCATGCAGGTGAAGCTGGAGGAATCCACGACCCGTCAGGCTCAGATGGAGGAGGAAAGAAAGATGTTCATCTCCTCCATCATCCATGATCTCCGGACCCCGCTTTTCTCGATCAGGGGATACTTGGAAGGGATACAAAAGGGAGTGGCCGATACGCCGGAGAAGAGGATGAACTATGTCGACATCAGCCACCGGAAGGCAAACGTCCTCAATCAGCTTATCGACGAGCTTCATACGTACACGAAGATGAATTTGCTCGATGCCAAGCTCTCTCTTCAACAGGTGGATATGGGCCTCCTGACAGAGGAGCTCGTGATCAGTCTCATGCCTTTGGCGAAGGAGAAAGCTCAGGCATTATCGATAAGATCTGAAGGGGATTTTGTAGCCGATGCAGATCCTTTTCTCTTTTCACGTGCCCTTGAAAACATCATCGGCAATGCCATCCGGTACACGCCGTCACACGGGGAAGTGACGGTGACTGTCAGTTCTTCAAGCATTGCAGTGGAAGACAACGGGGAAGGCATACCTCCTCACGAAATCCACTCCATCTTTCAGCCCTTATATCGCGGGGAACATTCACGCAACAGGGAGACAGGGGGAAGCGGACTCGGACTCGCCATTGCCAAGCAAATCGTGGAACGTCATGGGGGACAGATCGAGGTGGAGAGCTGTATGGGGAAAGGGTCGACATTCATTATCCGATTATAG
- a CDS encoding IclR family transcriptional regulator has product MTTQKPYGTVLIKASLILDHLSSSNGPQSLQSIAKETGLSSSTALKILDTLVLIGYVQKDPELKRFSLGPSIIKYALKALSQLDIKQIAQPHLEAFQARTNETVHLGILDHIHVVYVAKIESQNPVCLYSKVGKNIPLYCSAMGKAILADQSDEEIRRYLNSIDLVRMTDNTITTHEGFFDEIEKVRAQGYAFDNSEHENEVFCVGASITTSGGKNVGAISVSVPTYRLTDEVLQNLIKEVETCRNNILNDLE; this is encoded by the coding sequence ATGACCACTCAAAAACCTTACGGGACCGTGCTGATCAAGGCGTCCCTCATTCTGGATCACCTATCTTCGAGCAATGGCCCCCAGTCCCTTCAATCCATTGCAAAAGAAACAGGTCTGTCCAGCTCGACTGCCCTCAAGATCCTTGATACGCTGGTTCTCATCGGCTATGTACAAAAGGATCCTGAGCTGAAGCGATTCAGCCTTGGGCCATCGATCATCAAATATGCCCTGAAGGCGTTGAGTCAGCTCGATATCAAACAGATTGCCCAGCCCCATCTCGAAGCGTTCCAGGCGCGGACGAATGAAACGGTCCACCTTGGGATACTCGACCACATCCATGTTGTCTATGTGGCAAAGATCGAAAGTCAAAATCCGGTCTGTCTGTATTCCAAGGTGGGGAAAAACATCCCGCTCTACTGCTCTGCCATGGGAAAGGCGATCCTCGCCGACCAGAGCGATGAGGAAATCAGGCGCTACCTGAATTCCATCGACCTGGTGAGGATGACGGACAATACCATCACCACCCATGAAGGATTCTTTGACGAAATCGAGAAGGTGCGTGCTCAGGGGTATGCGTTTGACAATAGCGAGCACGAGAATGAAGTATTTTGCGTGGGAGCGTCCATCACGACATCGGGCGGCAAGAACGTCGGGGCGATCAGCGTCAGTGTACCTACCTATCGCCTCACGGACGAAGTATTGCAGAACCTGATCAAAGAAGTCGAGACGTGCCGGAACAATATCCTGAATGACCTTGAATAA
- a CDS encoding sugar kinase has translation MKVLTFGEIMLRLSTGEGERLIRAGSLQMNYGGAEANVAVSLAHFGHDVHYVSKIPAHPIGEAVKHHLRSHGVSTDLILQGGDRLGTYYLESGVGERSAKVIYDRKYSSFSHLSTGEINWDHILDGVGLLHVSGITLALSEELRTITLQALQKAKERGITTSFDFNYRASLWSQREASLAYKPLLPYVDIAFFGELDALHLLGLERKDPALPREERLLQYYKKMEREYPNIRHMASTFRDVKSSTVNDLQGNYFVHGALHQSKLHHIDPIVDRVGGGDAFAAGILHGILKGNDPDVIAAFATGASALKHTVRGDSSLFTEEEVRQFIDSGSGIIVR, from the coding sequence ATGAAGGTACTCACGTTCGGTGAAATCATGCTGCGATTATCCACCGGTGAAGGGGAGCGGCTGATCCGTGCAGGTTCCCTGCAGATGAACTACGGTGGGGCCGAGGCCAATGTCGCCGTTTCCCTTGCCCACTTCGGGCATGACGTCCACTATGTAAGTAAGATTCCGGCCCATCCCATCGGTGAGGCGGTCAAGCACCACCTCCGGTCCCATGGTGTGAGTACGGATTTGATCCTCCAGGGAGGGGATCGTCTCGGCACCTACTATCTGGAATCGGGTGTCGGGGAACGCAGTGCCAAGGTCATTTATGATCGCAAGTACTCAAGTTTTTCCCATTTGTCCACTGGTGAAATAAATTGGGATCACATCCTTGACGGCGTCGGTCTCCTCCATGTATCAGGGATCACCCTGGCCCTCTCAGAGGAACTCAGGACGATTACATTGCAAGCGCTTCAAAAAGCAAAGGAACGCGGGATCACGACGAGCTTCGACTTCAACTACCGGGCGAGTCTCTGGAGCCAACGGGAAGCCTCCCTTGCGTATAAGCCACTGCTTCCATATGTGGATATCGCATTCTTCGGGGAACTGGATGCCCTACATCTCCTCGGATTGGAAAGAAAAGATCCGGCACTTCCGCGTGAAGAGAGACTGCTTCAGTATTACAAGAAGATGGAAAGGGAGTATCCCAACATACGCCATATGGCGTCGACGTTCAGGGATGTGAAGTCTTCCACCGTCAATGACCTGCAGGGGAATTACTTTGTTCACGGCGCCCTTCATCAATCGAAGCTCCACCACATCGATCCCATCGTCGATCGGGTCGGGGGAGGAGATGCCTTTGCTGCCGGAATTCTCCATGGCATCCTGAAAGGAAATGATCCGGACGTGATTGCCGCCTTTGCCACGGGGGCATCAGCACTGAAACATACCGTTCGCGGAGACAGCAGCCTTTTCACCGAAGAAGAGGTCCGTCAGTTTATAGATAGCGGATCCGGCATCATCGTCAGATAG
- the kduI gene encoding 5-dehydro-4-deoxy-D-glucuronate isomerase, with product METRYANHPEEIKRYNTEELRKHFLKETLFEAGQVHLTYTHVDRMIFGGVTPADQELTIKLDKELGVNYFLERRELGIINIGGEGSVILDGEEYSMIRYDGLYVGKGTEQVLFRSEDPKNPAKFYINSTPAHHKYPTVKIDINEIKPLEMGEQGTLNERKIHQYIHPNVCESCQLQMGLTMLSPGSVWNTMPCHTHERRMEVYLYFDMEPDTRVFHFMGQPDETRHLVMKNEQAAISPSWSIHTGTATSNYTFIWGMCGENITYDDMDHIKMEDLR from the coding sequence ATGGAAACACGTTATGCCAACCATCCCGAGGAAATCAAACGCTACAATACCGAGGAACTGCGGAAGCACTTTTTGAAAGAGACCCTGTTCGAAGCCGGTCAGGTCCATCTCACGTATACGCATGTGGATCGCATGATCTTCGGTGGTGTGACACCAGCCGATCAGGAGTTGACGATCAAGCTCGATAAGGAGCTTGGAGTGAACTACTTCCTTGAGCGTCGCGAGCTCGGCATCATCAATATCGGGGGCGAAGGAAGCGTCATCCTCGATGGGGAAGAGTATTCCATGATCCGCTATGACGGACTGTACGTCGGGAAAGGGACGGAGCAGGTTCTCTTCCGTTCGGAGGATCCGAAGAATCCGGCAAAGTTCTATATCAATTCAACTCCTGCCCATCATAAATATCCGACGGTGAAGATCGATATCAATGAAATCAAACCGCTTGAAATGGGTGAACAGGGGACCCTCAACGAACGGAAGATCCACCAGTATATCCATCCGAACGTATGCGAGAGCTGCCAGCTGCAAATGGGGCTCACGATGTTGTCACCGGGAAGCGTTTGGAACACGATGCCGTGCCACACGCATGAGCGCCGCATGGAAGTGTATTTGTACTTTGATATGGAGCCGGATACAAGGGTGTTCCACTTCATGGGTCAGCCGGATGAGACACGCCACCTTGTGATGAAGAACGAGCAGGCCGCGATATCGCCGAGCTGGTCGATCCATACGGGTACGGCGACAAGCAACTACACGTTCATCTGGGGCATGTGCGGAGAGAACATCACCTATGACGACATGGACCATATCAAGATGGAAGACTTACGGTAA
- a CDS encoding ATP-binding cassette domain-containing protein, whose amino-acid sequence MSNLETKRTSQPVRIDLAGASKRFGDKEVLKNIELTVEKNEFVAIIGKSGSGKSTLLRLVAGLEPLSDGELLFNGKPAGEEVSKITMMYQDSRLLPWKTVIQNVGLGLKGDWKARAESVLEAVGLLSYKDQWPSKLSGGQKQRVALARALIHEPSLLLLDEPLSALDAFTKLEMQNLVETIWQGVGFTALLVTHDVREALRLADRIVLVEDGRIALNVKVNAARPRQVSSPELVALEERVLSAIMKEAPPLQEKKFKTI is encoded by the coding sequence ATGTCCAATCTGGAAACAAAACGCACCAGCCAGCCGGTCCGGATCGACCTTGCCGGTGCCAGTAAACGGTTCGGCGATAAGGAAGTGCTGAAAAATATAGAGCTCACGGTGGAGAAAAATGAATTCGTCGCCATCATCGGAAAGAGTGGAAGCGGGAAGAGTACGCTACTCCGCCTTGTCGCCGGACTTGAACCATTGTCAGATGGAGAACTGCTTTTCAACGGAAAGCCTGCAGGTGAAGAGGTGTCCAAGATCACGATGATGTATCAGGACTCCAGACTTCTTCCGTGGAAGACGGTCATCCAGAACGTGGGCCTTGGCCTGAAAGGGGACTGGAAGGCCAGGGCGGAGAGTGTACTTGAGGCCGTTGGACTCCTGTCCTATAAGGATCAATGGCCATCCAAGCTTTCCGGGGGACAGAAACAGCGTGTCGCTTTGGCCCGTGCCCTTATCCATGAGCCGTCCCTCCTTCTATTGGATGAACCGCTCAGTGCCCTCGACGCCTTCACGAAGCTTGAGATGCAGAACCTCGTGGAGACAATCTGGCAGGGGGTTGGCTTCACTGCGCTGCTGGTGACACATGATGTACGGGAAGCCCTCCGCCTCGCCGATCGGATCGTCCTGGTCGAAGACGGGCGAATTGCGTTGAACGTCAAGGTGAATGCTGCAAGACCAAGGCAGGTTTCATCACCGGAACTCGTCGCTTTGGAGGAAAGGGTGCTGTCCGCCATCATGAAGGAAGCACCTCCCTTACAAGAGAAGAAATTCAAAACGATCTGA
- a CDS encoding sugar phosphate isomerase/epimerase family protein yields the protein MNIGMRAHDIEKRPLPELVEELGNKGVACVQFALAKSLDVPSHHGALSPGFGRHVKNAFDARGIQIAVLGCYFNMIDPDHTERRKGMDRFKEHLRYARDFGCSIVATETGNVHSKMGYTTDNFDEEPFQEVVRSVREMVAEAEKFGVIVGIEAGVNHPVHTVEKMKRLLDAVDSQNLQVVFDPMNLMTLENHQEQEKVFEEAMEAFGHRIAIFHAKDFKVEDGVLSTAPVGTGLMNYDRLFGWLKANKPYINIIMEETVEPYIDDSLAFLKNKYEQA from the coding sequence ATGAACATCGGGATGAGAGCACATGATATCGAAAAGCGTCCGCTCCCGGAACTGGTGGAGGAGCTTGGGAACAAGGGGGTAGCCTGCGTGCAGTTCGCGCTGGCGAAATCCCTTGATGTCCCATCTCACCATGGGGCGCTGAGCCCTGGATTCGGGAGGCATGTGAAGAACGCATTCGACGCACGCGGGATCCAGATCGCCGTCCTCGGATGCTACTTCAATATGATCGACCCCGATCATACGGAGAGGCGAAAAGGGATGGACCGGTTCAAGGAGCATCTTCGCTATGCCCGGGACTTCGGCTGCAGCATCGTGGCGACGGAGACGGGGAACGTCCACTCCAAGATGGGGTATACGACGGATAATTTTGATGAAGAGCCGTTCCAGGAAGTGGTGAGGAGCGTCAGGGAAATGGTGGCCGAAGCTGAGAAATTCGGCGTCATCGTCGGAATCGAGGCGGGAGTCAACCACCCGGTCCATACAGTGGAGAAGATGAAGAGGCTGCTCGATGCGGTCGATTCACAAAACCTGCAGGTCGTCTTTGATCCGATGAACCTCATGACACTTGAGAATCATCAAGAGCAGGAGAAGGTGTTCGAAGAAGCGATGGAGGCTTTCGGCCACCGGATTGCCATCTTCCACGCGAAGGATTTCAAGGTCGAGGATGGGGTGCTCAGCACGGCTCCGGTCGGGACCGGTTTGATGAACTATGACCGGCTCTTCGGTTGGTTGAAGGCAAACAAGCCTTACATCAATATCATCATGGAAGAAACGGTGGAGCCGTATATCGATGATAGTCTGGCATTTTTGAAGAATAAGTACGAGCAGGCCTAA
- a CDS encoding bifunctional 4-hydroxy-2-oxoglutarate aldolase/2-dehydro-3-deoxy-phosphogluconate aldolase — protein MRKIEVLNGIKECGVVAVVRADSKEQAIVISDACVSGGIKGIEVTFTVDGAAEVIKELSSIYEGTDVLIGAGTVLDAQTARIAILAGADFVVSPSFDEATAKLCNLYQVPYMPGCMTITEMKTALESGVDIIKLFPGSAYGPDFIKGIKAPLPQVNIMPTGGVSLGNVAEWIRNGCVAVGVGGSLLEPAKTGDFEKITEYAKEYILKVKEARGGSYEGTHVR, from the coding sequence ATGAGAAAAATCGAAGTATTGAATGGAATCAAAGAATGCGGCGTCGTCGCCGTCGTCCGGGCAGACAGCAAAGAACAGGCCATCGTCATCTCCGACGCGTGCGTCAGCGGAGGAATCAAAGGAATCGAAGTCACCTTCACCGTGGACGGGGCCGCCGAAGTCATCAAAGAGCTTAGCTCCATCTACGAAGGAACCGATGTCCTCATCGGCGCAGGCACCGTCCTCGACGCCCAGACCGCTCGGATCGCCATCCTGGCAGGAGCCGACTTCGTCGTAAGCCCAAGCTTCGATGAAGCAACCGCCAAACTATGCAATCTGTATCAGGTGCCTTACATGCCGGGCTGCATGACCATCACTGAAATGAAGACCGCACTCGAGAGCGGAGTCGACATCATCAAGCTATTCCCGGGAAGTGCCTATGGTCCGGACTTCATCAAGGGCATCAAAGCTCCTCTTCCTCAGGTAAACATCATGCCGACCGGCGGGGTGAGCCTCGGAAATGTAGCAGAGTGGATCCGGAACGGCTGCGTGGCAGTCGGTGTAGGGGGAAGTCTCCTCGAGCCTGCCAAGACTGGGGACTTCGAGAAAATCACGGAGTACGCGAAAGAGTATATCCTGAAGGTCAAAGAAGCAAGGGGAGGATCGTATGAAGGTACTCACGTTCGGTGA